The stretch of DNA CGCTGCGCGAGCGTGACATCGAACGCTTGGCTGACCTGATCGATGCGCATCTGGACACCGGCTGCCTGCTGGCGCTTTGTGGGCTCGAAGAGCGATTCACGAAATGATCGAACTCATTCTCGGTGGTGCTCGATCAGGCAAGAGCCGGCTGGCGGAACGAATCGCCGGTGATAGCGGCTTGCCCGTCACCTACGTCGCCACTAGCCAGCCGTTGGACGGTGAGATGAGCGAGCGCATCGCGCATCACCGCGCCCGACGGCCGCGCGAGTGGGCATTAATCGAAGAGCCATTGGCCCTGGCAGCCGTATTGCGTCAGCACGCCCGCGCTAATCACTGCGTGTTGGTGGATTGCCTGACGCTCTGGCTTACCAACTTATTACTGCTCGACAACCCGACACGCCTGGCAGAGGAGCGCGGGGCGCTGGTCGAGTGCCTTGCCGATCTGGCGGGACGGGTTGTGCTGGTGAGCAACGAAACCGGATTGGGCGTGGTGCCGATGGGCGAGCTGACCCGCCGCTATGTCGATGAGGCTGGGTGGCTGCACCAGGCGTTGGCCGAGCGGTGTGATCGTGTCGTTTTCACCGTGGCGGGTTTGCCGATGATTCTTAAAGGAGCGCCCATTTGAACAATCAGTGGTGGTTGAATGCGTGTCGTCAGCCGGACGAGCGGGCAGGTGAGGCGGCACTGCAGCGCAATGCTCAGCTGACCAAACCGATTGGTGCGCTGGGACGTCTCGAAGCGCTGGTGCCGCCGCTTGCGGCCTTGCAAGGCCGCGAGCGGCCCTCGGTAGATCGTCTGTGGATCGCGTTGTTTGCGGGCGACCACGGTGTC from Pseudomonas sp. DNDY-54 encodes:
- the cobU gene encoding bifunctional adenosylcobinamide kinase/adenosylcobinamide-phosphate guanylyltransferase → MIELILGGARSGKSRLAERIAGDSGLPVTYVATSQPLDGEMSERIAHHRARRPREWALIEEPLALAAVLRQHARANHCVLVDCLTLWLTNLLLLDNPTRLAEERGALVECLADLAGRVVLVSNETGLGVVPMGELTRRYVDEAGWLHQALAERCDRVVFTVAGLPMILKGAPI